In one Heteronotia binoei isolate CCM8104 ecotype False Entrance Well chromosome 1, APGP_CSIRO_Hbin_v1, whole genome shotgun sequence genomic region, the following are encoded:
- the HNRNPLL gene encoding heterogeneous nuclear ribonucleoprotein L-like produces the protein MSSPSSGEQYEEEEDGAYESQAKRLKPSAAAEEGEIEYGAEEGESHREKAAPRSGGFSGGDAGGSHHKVSVSPVVHVRGLCESVVEADLVEALDKFGTICYVMMMPFKRQALVEFENIESAKKCVTFAADEQVYIAAQQAFFNYSTSKRITRPGNTDDPSGGNKVLLLSVQNPLYPITVDVLYTVCNPVGKVQRIVIFKRNGIQAMVEFESVLCAQKAKAALNGADIYAGCCTLKIEYARPTRLNVIRNDNDSWDYTKPYLGRRDRGKGRQRQAILGEHPSSFRHDGYGSHGPLLPLPSRYRMASRDTPELVAYPLPQASSSYMHGGNPSGSVVMVSGLHQQKMNCSRVFNLFCLYGNIEKVKFMKTIPGTALVEMGDEYAVERAVTHLNSVKLFGKKLNVCVSKQHSVVPSQIFELEDGTSSYKDFAMSKNNRFTSAGQASKNIIQPPSCVLHYYNVPLCVTEDTFVKLCDDHEVLSFIKYKVFDPKPSAKTLSGLLEWECKTNAVEALTVLNHHQIRVPNGSNPYTLKLCFSTSSHL, from the exons agaggaggatggCGCTTACGAGAGCCAGGCCAAGCGGCTGAAGCCCAGTGCCGCCGCCGAGGAGGGCGAGATCGAGTATGGGGCCGAGGAGGGCGAAAGCCACAGGGAAAAGGCCGCCCCTCGCAGTGGGGGATTCTCCGGTGGG GATGCAGGTGGAAGTCATCACAAAGTTTCAGTTTCTCCTGTTGTCCATGTCCGAGGACTCTGTGAATCAGTGGTGGAAGCAGACCTTGTAGAGGCTCTGGACAAATTTGGAACCATATG TTATGTGATGATGATGCCATTTAAGCGCCAGGCTTTAGTGGAATTTGAAAATATTGAAAGTGCCAAGAAGTGTGTTACATTTGCAGCAGATGAACAAGTATATATAGCTGCACAACAAGCATTTTTCAATTATTCAACAAGTAAAAGAATCACTCGTCCAGGAAACACAGATGACCCCTCTGGTGGAAACAAAGTTCTGCTCTTATCAGTTCAGAATCCTCTATACCCAATTACTGTG GATGTCTTGTATACAGTGTGCAATCCTGTTGGGAAGGTCCAGCGTATTGTCATATTCAAGAGGAATGGAATACAAGCCATGGTTGA GTTTGAATCAGTTTTATGTGCCCAGAAGGCAAAAGCAGCACTCAATGGAGCAGACATATACGCAGGATGTTGCACACTAAAAATCGAATATGCACGG CCAACTCGACTTAATGTCATTCGAAATGATAATGATAGCTGGGACTACACTAAACCATACCTGGGCAGACGAG ACAGAGGCAAAGGCCGTCAGAGGCAAGCTATTTTAGGAGAGCACCCGTCTTCATTTAGGCATGATGGCTATG GCTCACATGGTCCTCTGTTACCTTTACCAAGCCGATACAGAATGGCATCTCGTGACACTCCAGAGCTTGTTGCTTATCCGCTTCCCCAGGCCTCCTCATCTTACATGCATGGAGGGAACCCCTCTGGTTCTGTTGTCATGGTTAGTGGATTGCACCAGCAAAAGATGAACTGCTCAAGAGTCTTCAACTTGTTCTGCTTGTATGGAAACAttgaaaag GTAAAGTTCATGAAGACTATTCCAGGCACAGCTCTGGTGGAAATGGGTGATGAATATGCTGTTGAAAGAGCAGTCACACATCTCAATAGTGTCAAGTTATTTGGGAAGAAGCTTAATGTTTG CGTATCCAAACAACACTCAGTTGTTCCTAGCCAGATATTTGAGCTGGAAGATGGTACGAGCAGTTACAAAGATTTTGCAATGAGCAAAAACAATCGCTTTACTAGTGCTGGCCAAGCATCCAAGAATATCATCCAGCCACCTTCATGTGTTTTGCATTATTATAATGTTCCACTGTGTGTGACTGAAGATACCTTTGTAAAG CTGTGTGATGATCATGAAGTTTTGTCTTTTATCAAATACAAAGTTTTTGACCCAAAAC CTTCAGCCAAAACACTTTCTGGACTGTTGGAGTGGGAATGCAAGACAAATGCAGTGGAAGCTCTTACTGTACTTAATCAtcaccagataagagtcccca ATGGCTCTAACCCATATACTTTGAAGCTCTGCTTCTCTACTTCCTCCCACTTGTAG